In the bacterium genome, GCATGAAGCCCAGGCGGCGGCGCACCTCGTCCGGCGACTCGGTCACGTCGAAGCCGGCCACCCGGGCGCTCCCCCCGGTCGGCGGCAGGGTGCAGGTGAGGATGCGCATGGTCGTGGTCTTGCCGGCGCCGTTGGGGCCGACGAAGCCCACGATCTCGCCCTTTTCCACGCGGAAGGTGAGGCCGGCGAGGGCCTGGACGCTGCCGAAGGTCCTGGTCAGTCCGGCGGCCTCGATCATCGCGCTCCCGTCAATCGATGCACCAGCGCAGCAGCGTGGCGCCCCAGGTGAAGCCGGCGCCGAAGCTGACCAGCACCACGTGGTCGCCCTTCTTCACGCGGCCCTCGTTGCAGGCCACCTTCAGGGCCGAGGGGATGCTCGCCGAGGTGGTGTTGCCGAAGCGGTCGATGGTCACGGCCACCTTCTCGTCGGGCAGGCCCAGCCGCTTCTGCGCGGCCTCCATGATGCGGATGTTGGCCTGGTGGGGCACGAGCAGTTGAATGTCCGCGGGGGTCAGGTGGTTCCGCTGCACGATCTCCAGGGCGACGTCGGCCATGCCGCGCACGGCGAAGCGGTAGACCTCCTTCCCCTCCTGGTAGATGTGGTGCAGGCCGTCGCGGACGGTCTGCTCGCTGGCCGGGTTCAGGCTGCCGCCGGCCTTCATGTTGAGGTGCTTGCCCCCCGCGCCGTCGACGTAGTGGACCGCGTCGACGATGCCGCCCAGGGCCGGGTCGACGGCCTGCACGACGGCCGCGCCCGCGCCGTCGCCGAACAGGATGCAGGTGTTGCGGTCCTTCCAGTCGACGATGCTGCTCATGACCTCAGTGCCGATCACCAGGGCCGTCTTGACCGCGCCGGTCTGGACCTGCGCGCGGGCGGCCTGCAGGGCGAAGATGAAGCCGCTGCAGGCGGCGCTGATGTCGTAGCCCCAGGCCCGCTTCGCGCCGATCAGGTCCTGGATGACGCAGGCCGTCGAAGGGAACATCATGTCCGGCGTGACGGTCGGCACCAGGATCAGGTCCACGTCCGCGGGGGTCAGGCCGGCGTGGGCCAGGGCCTCGCGCGCCGCCAGCGCGCCGTGGTGCGAGGCGGGCACGCCGCGCTCGACGATCCGGCGCTCGCGGATGCCGGTCCGCTCGACGATCCAGGCGTCATCGGTCTCGACCATCTTCTCGAGGTCGGCGTTGGTCAGCCGCCGCTCGGGGAAGCTCATGCCCAGGCCGGTGATGCCCGCGGTCAGCAGGGTCGGTGCGCTCATCGATGGTTCCTTTGTTGGCGCGGTGCGGGCGCCGTCCCGCAGCGGAGGCGTTCGCGCAGGACGGGCTCGCGGCCCGTCCGCTGCAATGCAAAGCTTTCGCGGGCTCCCTGTCAACCCCGGCGTGGCCACGCGATGCCGCGGGGGACGCAACCCGGGCGCCTCCTGCGCCCGGGATGCTTGGCTTACGGGTCCCGGCGCCCTCCTGGCGCCGGGACCCTTCAGACACCCCCGCGGCAGCGCGCGGCCACGCTTGCGCACAGGGGGCTCGCTCGCAAAGAAGGCCGATACATGCGATGAGGCCCCTGGACGATGGTCCAGGGGCCTCGTAGTGCATTCATCGGTACGTCGGGGTCAGCCCTCGAGCGGGGGCTTCGCCGCGCTGCGCGGCTTGTGCGGGACCTCGCCGGTGACCAGCTCGAGGATCGCCATGTCCGCGTTGTCGCCGCGGCGGGGGCCGTCCATCTTCAGGACGCGCGTGTAGCCGCCGGGGCGGTCGGCGTAGCGGGGGCCCAGCACGTCGAACAGCTTCTGCAGGACCACCGGGTCGGTGAGCTT is a window encoding:
- the rplQ gene encoding 50S ribosomal protein L17 codes for the protein MRHSVRGRKFGRTASHRKMMFRNMVTELLRHERIQTTTEKAKEARSVAERLITYAKAGDLNSRRMAARKLTDPVVLQKLFDVLGPRYADRPGGYTRVLKMDGPRRGDNADMAILELVTGEVPHKPRSAAKPPLEG
- a CDS encoding beta-ketoacyl-ACP synthase III; its protein translation is MSAPTLLTAGITGLGMSFPERRLTNADLEKMVETDDAWIVERTGIRERRIVERGVPASHHGALAAREALAHAGLTPADVDLILVPTVTPDMMFPSTACVIQDLIGAKRAWGYDISAACSGFIFALQAARAQVQTGAVKTALVIGTEVMSSIVDWKDRNTCILFGDGAGAAVVQAVDPALGGIVDAVHYVDGAGGKHLNMKAGGSLNPASEQTVRDGLHHIYQEGKEVYRFAVRGMADVALEIVQRNHLTPADIQLLVPHQANIRIMEAAQKRLGLPDEKVAVTIDRFGNTTSASIPSALKVACNEGRVKKGDHVVLVSFGAGFTWGATLLRWCID